In Miscanthus floridulus cultivar M001 chromosome 8, ASM1932011v1, whole genome shotgun sequence, the sequence agggctggactccgcctcgcctgacgtctagggcagactccgtctcacctgagggctgagggctggctccgcctcgcccgatgaccgGGGACTgacctcgcctcgcccgaccctcgagggtggggctccacctcgcccgacgactgagggctggctccacctcgcccgacatctgagggctagctctgcctcgcccgacgtctgggggcaggctccgcctctcctaacgtctaagggctagctccgcctcacccaacatctgagggttggctccgcctcgcccaacatctgagggctagctttgcctcgcctgatgttccggggcaggctccgcctcgcccaacgtctgcacCCACTCCTTCATAATGATAAGCACAGGGTAGGACatgacactcaagtcaactgtagtaccgaggaccataccctgcacgcctacgggaaagtaccgtcaggatatgatgggacgggcgttttaagcccttctagacatgacagagcccaaatagtgtcgtaggcgccgacttttgccTTACAGTGTCATGGGCGCTGTCATCAGCCCTCGAACATGAACCCTGACATAAGCATATGACGACCACTACAATCTAGGAGGgagctcacatcatctacagtaacggatgtatggtcacttccccgtctgctcCCTGTTgggtcatggctcggcaccctaGCATGCCGCACCATCCGTCAGAGTAGGATGGGACGcgaccacttgctgaacaaagccagagcacggccctatcaggatcgacgaacgtgctatccctagcagcgtctgccatgtcagcagggcaggctcgagggaaaaggaagacccgacacctttgaaggaccttctctacctctgattttttctctttctcccatctgtaatccttgctcccccttagtctataaaagggagggtagggcaccccattaaggggacggatcgattccacacacaacacatcatataacacatagccaagcaacaaccgagctcttagcatcctttcgacctttccatcagagacttaggacccatccctctcttgatcgtttgtacaccctactacgaacctttttcagtgctaataacacgagcatcagcaaactggacatagggacattctgcccgagcTAGTATAAACcgtgtgtcctttagcacactatccgagcctaacacacaacaaatataaatttactagttggtgcttactcgaaacaccgacacaaatgCTCGTGTGCTGTTTATGTATATACGTATTCTTCCGTCGTGGAACAAGTGACACACCACCTACCTTATGTTAACCAATACCTGCTGGTAATTGGTCCACCATGGTTGATTTGAACCCAGAGTCAGTATACAACGCCCCATCCGGGCCATGTATGTATTTATTTGGCTTAAGGCTCGTTCGGTAAGGTTTCATCAAATTTTGGTTTCTCTTTATTAACGGGCTAGTGCAGCGACATTGTAGGAGCCAGGATGATGCTATTTTTTTCTTCACCAACTCCGGATCTTGGGTTTTTTTTCCATCCGTGCTACCATTGCAATATGGTGACGTAGTCCTGAGAATCATGCTAAACAGGTCATTGCTAATTTGCTATTGGCTAGAAGGGGGCTACCTGTAATCAAACCCTAAGATTTTCAATACATATGACCACCGCTCTAAGTGTTTGTAACTCTTTGAAGGGAGAAATTGAGTGAGAGATATCATCATAGTAAACTTGCCCTTTTAGCCTTTTAGGTCTTTCAACCTCCATTTATACTTATAAGTTATAACCCCCCACACCTTTATTTGGTAGAGATTGAAATCAAGCAGAGACAAATAGCCTAGATGGATGTTGGGAGCCCATTACTGGATGTTTAAGGTGTATTTGATGGAGATCTAGAATAACGGAGAAACATTTGAATCTGGATCCTTCTTCAAACATTTATAAGCCCAAGTAGAATCACACACCAAGACCGTTTTGGCTGTTTGTCTAAAAAAAGCAGAAAACATGATGGAATAGTCAGATATGCCCTTGAGATGTGACTCTTTTCTTGCTGAGTGATAACAAGCTGAATATGTGAAATGAAAGTACCAAGGACCTTGCCAAAAGTCTACCAAGCAAATCCCTATCTTACTGGTTTGAGTTGCAAAAGGATATCGATGATGTTTGTTTTCACTAGTGGATGCTCTTTGTAGTCAGCTCATGCTGGTAGTCGATTGCTTCATTAGGAGTGCCTTTGTGGTCACTTGCCTCTACTAGGTCATAGCGTATGGTGTCTCTACCTACACGTATGTTGTCTAGTGTTCCCGACGgctcggtgaaaggtcctaatatagctagagaGGGGTAAATAGCTTATTTAAGAAATGTACAAAtccactagagcaattgattactACAACAAACGGCGTAATGCaagtttgctctagctctacaagggttgcaagccgcctattccaataattctagttgctatgatcactaggtacACACACAAGCTAAGTCACTATCACTAAGctagtatgctctcaaagactaattaaagggccacactaaccaaactaaacaagctctcaaagactaactacactgaagagcttgacaactagtttgcaagaaatgtaaaggagtgagtagagtgattataccgtcgtgtcgaggaaAAAAACCAATCACAATAAAATGAccatcaatcaccgggagaaatccaaGAGACAAGTGACACACCAATTTTTtttctgaggttcacatgcttgccagcacgctagtccctgttgtgtcgactaacacttagtggttcggcggctaagaggccctgctcgcttgtcttataatccgtacttttcggcttatcttttcagccggaacaatatttttctctcacaacaaatcgggCGAAACaatgtttcagcttattttttcaccGAAGCGAACGGGACCAATTGGACACCGTaataacctacccacaagtgaggtaactcaatgatacgagcaatttactagagctatcTTGCGGCTCTTCGCTGATGAAGGTGCAagacctcacaatcaccgaagtcggccacgaaccatcaccaacacgtgccgaagttcctccgctgctccaagccgtctaggtgacgacaaccactaagagtaacaagaaatccgcagccacaacgatccccaagtgtcactagatgcaatcactcaagcaaatgcacttgaatcactcccaatctcactatgatgatgaatcaatgatgaagatgagtgggaggtgtttgcctaggctcacaaggatgtcaagtatatcAAAGTGCCAAGAGTATAAACCCCAAGCCGGTGTGtcagatccagcatccggtcgctcctCGGCCAATAGCGCGCCACCGCCTAAAATTGACTGGAGTCACCGGCCAGCGTCCGGACACTACAGTCTCCTCCTCttttttttctaagtccacaaccacttcgcccttgcttccaagttgctaaccacaaagtgtagaacttgtgtgcacgtgtgttagcatttttcaaagcaatttacattggtcaaagttagcacactaggttcctaaatgcatatgcaagaattaaaaaaaaaattgctctttatagtacagctatcggccccccccccccccccccccccccccccccccccccccccttaagaAAACGAAATCAGTTATTACCATCACATCTCAGCCCTATTTGCACCCGCCTCAGCCAACTATGCTTCACTCCCCACAGCCCGACGCCCTACTGAAAAGCCCAGTTAAATGTCAGCCCGTGATTGAGTTAGACGCTAAGCCCTACAGAAGCCACCGATCGATCTCTTTGCTGTTCGTAGTCGCTGACGCTCATCCTGTCTCTCTGACTTCTTTTTGCGACTCTGCCGGCCGCCGTGACTCCCTCTCGCTCACCTTGCCAATCGCCATTGTTATCTATCCTACTCGCTCGGTTGCGTCAGCCTGCTAACACCGGCCGCTCCAGCCTCCACGCCGCCATTGGCTCGCCTGGGTCGTGCAGCGCCATGCACCAATCGGCAATCGCCATCGCCTAAACCTCGAGGATGGTTTGGTGTCGCTAAGCCTGCGGCCCTCGTTGTTTGTCTCGGCCGGCCGAGATGGAGCCAGGCTCAAGCCTCCAAGCAACACCGCAATCACAGGATGCCCGCACCACAACTGGTCAGTGGAGTGGAGGCTTGATTTCTTATTTACTTTCACAATGATCCGAAATTATCAATTAATTATTTGGTCAATTCCCAAATAAAATGGTTACATTTTATTGGTCGTGTTTTCCACTCTATGGATTAGGTCGTTTGAGTTTATATTTCAGGTTCTAATTAGACTTTTCGACTGAGATTGCAAGGGTGCTACACTACTTCTTGGATGTAAGTCCGTTGTCAGGTCATCCTGTACCCAAATTCTGACTTTCTTCCGTTCTTCCTCTTAAACTAGCAAAAGGAATAATAAATCAACGATTAAGTCAGTACAAATTTATAAGTTCTTATATCATGAATTAATTAAGGGAATGGTTTTTGGAAAGCAAAGTGCCAACGCCAAATAGTGGAGAAACAAGAGATAAATTTAATAGCAATTGTCTTATTTGACATGTGGGGAAAGAGCAGACAAGAAAGTCACAGATGAGAGTCTCACATCTTAATAGTCGCACCCAGTGGCGGAGCCGCCGCCTGGCCACCCCGGGCCGCCGGCTGGGCTCGTCGCCGACgtttaaaagaaaattttctttataTCAAAGTAGAACTCTGTAATTTTTGTATAATAAGAATTACCCGAGCTCCTAAAAGGTTCTGGCTCCGCTAATGGTCGCACCCCCCTCGGTTTGGCTCTAGCTCGCCACTGCCATCGATCCTAAATACACTTATACCCTCTATGATGTCTTAAATGCTAAaaaaaacctatcttatacctttgtcttgatcttttttgtttttgtttttctctttcttctttctcagatgtgaagcacttgatcatcttttggTCATCCACCATGATCAtcctcttgctccaccacttggcatgggaccatcctttcaTGTCTATATACTTAGTACAAGGATTAGTCTctaggttttatcaattatccaaaatcaaatTAGGGCTTTCACTCGGCTTGTATCATGGCCCATCAACAATGAGTTACAGAGAATCTGGATCTAAAATATTTCTAAAAAATCTAGATCCCTACCAAATACACCTTATTAGTTGCTTTGTCAGATGCGTCCCAAGAGCACATGACAGCTACATGTGTCTAGTATAGCATAATACAATTTGTACGGCTGGTGTGAATTCTTTGCAATAAGTGGGGAGATTCAACAATAAAAGTGAGAATCGACGTAAAACCATCATACTTCCAGCTGTGCCTAGCTATGCACGAACAAGAGAATTATTTTGCGCCTAAAAACTATGACATAATAAACCGTATTAAGCATCATTCCCACCAattttattgagaaaataaaaCGGATCAAGCCGTCAAACACATCCACAGTTTGATAAGGCTATGTTCGGAACATACAACTTTTTTTCATGAATCCTAGATTTTTTTTCTCGTGAAATCGAACCAACTTTTATAAAATAAGTttgattttattatatatatatataattatcgtGAGTTTCTTGTCTTTCGAGCAGGATCCGTCTAAGAGCCGAGGAGACAGCTTAACATGGGGCTGGCCTAGTGGTGGAATCCCTTAAGGCAGTGTTCGGCTGCACTTTAAGCCGGCTTATTTGGCTTATTTTTTTAACTGGAGCAATATTTTTCTTCCACGACATTTTAgcatgaataatattttttagcATAAATAATGTTTTTTTTATCCCAGCCGAACACTGCATAAACTTTATCGAGTTGTTTGGTTCATCAATAGTAACGCAAGTGGGTACAAACTAGAGCTGTGGACATTGCGACAAGACATGCAGTTTGAACTAATATTGTTTCCATTTGCGTTATCACCAAGGAAGCAGCACGTAACTTCTTGCATCATATCATTTGGCTAGCTCTCCCCAATCCAGACAGTAACCCGATTCTTTTTGTTTTTAATAATATTCAGCAACCCGATTCTGGTAAACATGCAAAGAGACGGCGACTCGCAAAAGACGGAAGGTACGAACCGAGTCGCAAAAGTCAGGACGGGCGGCCGGCGTTGTGTCCGCGTCAACGCTGACGTCACCACACGGAATTGACCCATTCAACCACCCACACGCCATTATTCTAAGCAAAGTCTCCCGTCTCCGTCTCCTTCCTTCCTTGCTTCGTCTTGCTCCTCCAGCCAGAGGCGAGAAATTCCCCAATCCCCAGTTCCCCACGCCGCCGCCTCCCCATCTCCTCCAATCCAATCGTCTCCAATCACCAAATCCCACCCGCCGGGAGGATCCATCCACCCGCTCCACCAAATCCCAGCAGCAATCCCAGCCATGGAGTGCGAGCCGGAGGAGCTGCAGTTCCTAGGCGTCCTGGGCATCTACCGCTTCTCGGCCGAGATCCTCCGCGGCCAGCACCGCCCGCTCTTGGCGCGCATCGCGGCGGCCTTCGTGCTGCCCCTCTCGGCGCTCTTCCTCCTCCACATCGCCATCTCGCACGCGCTCTTCACCCACATCGACTCCGACGACACCGCCCTCGACGCCTCGTCCCCGGGCACCGACACGCAGCGGCGCCTGCTGTCCCGCCTCGCCTCCGACTGGCTCTCCCTGCTCCTCTTCAAGTCCGCCTACCTcctggcgctcctcctcctctcgcTCCTCTCCGTCGCCGCCTCCGTCTTCTCCGTCGCCTCCGTCTACTCCGCCAAGCGCGACGCGCTCACCTTCCCGCGGGTGCTCTCCGTCGTGCCCCGCGTCTGGCGGAGGCTCGCCGCCACGTTCCTCGCCGCCTTCGCGCTCCTCTTCGCCTACCACGCCGTCGCCGTCCTCGTCTTCGTCGCGCTCCTCATCGCCGCAGACAACGGGTTCAGGCTCGCCGGGCTCGTCGCGTTCCTCGTCGCCGTCGCGTACATCGTGGGGCTCGTGTACCTCAGCGTGGTGTGGCACCTCGCGAGCGTGGTGTCCGTGCTCGAGGACTTCAAGGGCTTCGCCGCCATGCGCAAGAGCAAGGACCTCATTAAAGGGAAGCTTGTCACCGCCGGGGTCATCTTCTTCACGCTCAACCTCGTtttcgccgtcgtcgagctcggattCCGCGCCTGGGTCGTCAAGGGATCCGGAGTGGGCTCGAGGCTTTTGCTTGGCCTCCTCATGCTCGTCGCGCTGTGCTGTGTCGTCATGTTCGCGCTCGTCACCCAGACCGTCGTCTACCTCGTCTGCAAGAGCTACCACCATGAGAGCCTCGACAAGGCCaacatctccgaccacctcgaggTCTACCTCGGCGACTACGTCCCCCTCAAGGCCTCCGACGTGCAGATGGAGCAGTTCCAGGTCTGAATCTCATGAcggcttcttcctcctctgcttctttctttctttctcactGCCTGCAAGAGCAAATCCATTCCatcctctgctgctgctgctgctgctggatttgTTACAAATCCATCCTCTGTACTAGTATTACCATCCGCAGGCAGTCACGATTGGGAATCTGTAATTTACATACGAACAGACATGTCATGAACATACTTTAGCCGTACTTTCTAGAGAGAGAATTGGGAATTTGGGTTGGGGACAAGAATAATTGAAATTGTGGCAGGCAAAAGGAAGAATGGACATATTATGAATGAATTATTATGAAATGAGGGTAGGTTAATTTCTTTCTCAGGAACAGGGTTCCTTTCCTTATTTAGCCCGGCTGCCCGTGATACAAAGATGAATGATATACTGAATTTACAAACTTACGGGCAGCGAATGGATGATGCTTATTGATTTCTGTATATATTATCAGTTATGGAGATCTAGAACTAAAGGATGAGAATAAGCGAATTGCTTTTACTAATCAATATGCCTTATTCTGATTAATGCCTGATTGCTCTGGCGGTAGAGATATGTAATTCAGTCAGTTGTGTCTGTATCATATTTACCATTTCAACATTTTCTGTCACTGCCGTGCTAGGACTGCAATTAGctgcctgttcgcttggctgataagctatggatGAAAGTAccattggctgatttattgtgagagaaaaatactatttgttgactgaaaaaatacggcttataagccaagcgaacaggacgagcAATGGTGTGGTTGTGCTTCTCCAAACAATCTGTGATTCAGAATGAACTGAACGGTCTggttgggtaccataaaacggggtaccccgagcgtacaccaaaagagtcacttaaatctcatcaacaacaaagctagaaggtaagccatgggttacCACCAGCCccatccgagcccaccggctcttcgcctcgcctgaggcctcgcacgggaggtctcgacaccctgacaaaatctctgcctcgcgcgaggcctctcacgagaGGTCTCAGCAAGGAGCCCaatttccgtctcgcccgaggccccgtgtgTACAGCCTTgaatgagacagctattctccgtattgcccgaggctggcttgtcaataacccgtcgctcccgcctcgaccagtcttcccgacagcatgtcacgtcctattaatgcgtcaaccactcccgcaatctcagcgggacgacggctcgacaccacggagtggccgacgggacaaggagtcgcatcaacaccataccggctaagacaaggcacggcggggattaccggccactgtgttccggcgctgtgcccacgatcagcgccggcGCTACGCTGTGCCCCGTAAcacccgccccgaagacaacgcggcatgggaggtCTGGCATGGGTCATCATTGCCTCGGAACCAGCGTACCAGACCGACCGCTCCCTTCGAACCTCGGCACCCTACATCAGGGCCTTGGCCATCTCAAGATTCACGTCTGCCAAGACCCCCAccatggttcggcctcggcaccaaccgagcctcagcCTTGCGCGTAGTCAACCCACAGCGACCCGCACACGGACCGTCGCGCCCGCTTTgaggtagccctggagctcccatgacacacaggatcggatgtgaccagcacgttgccccagcgcttcaaggacggaccacttcgACGACCAtgtcgccacaggaacaggctacagagctcggacacgccgcctctgttcacacgacgccgtatagttagcacacgtactaccctggtcctcccttcaactataaaaggaaaggatttGGGCTGTTTCTAGAGGAGGAACACAGGCACACACaaaaacaacaccctgtaacacgcataCTCACTCGCTAtctgagagcaatgtctcaagcagcccgcatcactccgtgccgagacctgggactagctccctctctcacccagcttgtaaccccctactacaagcacctcggtgcaagaaatacaagatcgatctctcagactggatgtagggcaccgatcgcctaaaccagtataatccttgtgtctctttgcatcaccatccgggatcgggaacacgcagcacaaatttactagttggttgaggacccctcggtccaaaacaccgacagttggtgcgccaggtaggggcctctgcgtgtcagttttgtcatcccaacaagttccagatggtagaccccgtacgatcgctgcgtctcggcatggtgatttggtttgggagcctagagttcatgtctctagggcatgagtacgacatggtactcctcacgccccgagccccaccaaccgacgacgaagtcacgcaccggtagcctaggcgcaggcggctcctgggcggccgctctcgccgcgctcgccaggcacgacgcgagcaggatCACCCCGACGATACGTGACTCCAGGGCGACACGCCGCTCTCCGCCGGtatcctatgaccagctgttggcgcaaggtccctggttggggacctgtctagcctaagcctgcacaagggaaaaacgccggtggcacgcggcaacgccccgtcatcaagctccgctccaccgctCCCTAAGGAGCCAACTCCGGCGGAGCAGAGCCCGACGACGGCActatccccatacccctttgggttgagaaatgccaccgcctcttatgcttacgcttacatttccgctcacgaggatcccttaggacgccgccagcgcttcgctctcaactTCGACACCACCACGTCGACTCATACCCATGTCGACTCCTTGGAaggggacgaggcatggcccggaacGGATTTCTCCAGACTccacgaccctgaagccatgcgccgcttcttggccgcaagcgactactgcttcggctactccg encodes:
- the LOC136472597 gene encoding uncharacterized protein encodes the protein MECEPEELQFLGVLGIYRFSAEILRGQHRPLLARIAAAFVLPLSALFLLHIAISHALFTHIDSDDTALDASSPGTDTQRRLLSRLASDWLSLLLFKSAYLLALLLLSLLSVAASVFSVASVYSAKRDALTFPRVLSVVPRVWRRLAATFLAAFALLFAYHAVAVLVFVALLIAADNGFRLAGLVAFLVAVAYIVGLVYLSVVWHLASVVSVLEDFKGFAAMRKSKDLIKGKLVTAGVIFFTLNLVFAVVELGFRAWVVKGSGVGSRLLLGLLMLVALCCVVMFALVTQTVVYLVCKSYHHESLDKANISDHLEVYLGDYVPLKASDVQMEQFQV